A genome region from Nocardioides cynanchi includes the following:
- a CDS encoding glycerol-3-phosphate dehydrogenase/oxidase, with protein MPQSTALDPTGRASALAALAGTATGDAVLDVLVVGGGIVGTGAALDAVTRGLSVGLLEQRDLASGTSSRSSKLVHGGLRYLEMFDFALVREALQERGLLLTRLAPHLVRPVAFLYPLHRTIERPYVGAGLALYDALAMAGKYDMGVPKHRHLFRRQIARIAPDLRTDAMTGAIRYYDCQVDDARLVVNLARTAAGYGAQVATRTRVTGFLREGERVVGVRATDLETGAELEVRARVVVNAAGVWTDEVQHLLGGELALDVEASKGIHLVVPRDRIRSEYGLVARTEKSVLFVIPWGRHWIIGTTDTAWDLDLAHPAASRTDIDYLLEHVNKLLTVPLDHDDVEGVYAGLRPLLAGKPGRGVGSAGEGEARSSTTKVSREHTVASPVPGLVLIAGGKLTTYRIMARDAIDLAVRDRHDVAPSHTERVPLLGAVGFEVRTNQRVALSRRSGLDVAHIDHLLGRYGGMIDELLDLVEQRPELGEPLPGAEDYLCAEVVYAVSHEGARHLDDVLARRTRISIETFDRGTVAVFAAADLMAGELGWDRARRDDEVDHYLRRVEAERQSQQKLTDQEADEARVSAPDIV; from the coding sequence ATGCCCCAGTCCACCGCCCTCGATCCGACGGGTCGGGCGAGCGCGCTGGCGGCCCTCGCCGGCACCGCGACCGGGGACGCGGTGCTCGACGTGCTGGTGGTCGGCGGCGGCATCGTCGGGACCGGCGCGGCGCTCGACGCGGTCACCCGCGGCCTGAGCGTCGGGCTGCTCGAGCAGCGCGACCTGGCCAGCGGCACGTCGTCGCGCTCCAGCAAGCTGGTCCACGGAGGGCTGCGCTACCTGGAGATGTTCGACTTCGCCCTGGTCCGTGAGGCACTGCAGGAGCGCGGGCTGCTGCTGACCCGGCTGGCGCCGCACCTGGTGCGACCCGTCGCCTTCCTCTACCCGCTGCACCGCACCATCGAGCGGCCCTACGTCGGTGCCGGCCTGGCGCTGTACGACGCGCTGGCGATGGCCGGCAAGTACGACATGGGCGTGCCCAAGCACCGCCACCTGTTCCGCCGGCAGATCGCCCGGATCGCCCCCGACCTGCGCACCGACGCCATGACTGGCGCGATCCGCTACTACGACTGCCAGGTCGACGACGCCCGGCTGGTGGTGAACCTGGCCCGGACCGCCGCCGGCTATGGCGCCCAGGTCGCGACCCGCACCCGGGTCACCGGCTTCCTGCGCGAGGGCGAGCGGGTGGTCGGCGTGCGCGCCACCGATCTGGAGACCGGGGCCGAGCTCGAGGTGCGCGCCCGGGTGGTGGTCAACGCCGCCGGGGTCTGGACCGACGAGGTGCAGCACCTGCTCGGCGGCGAGCTCGCTCTCGACGTCGAGGCCAGCAAGGGGATCCACCTCGTCGTGCCGCGCGACCGGATCCGCTCGGAGTACGGGCTGGTGGCGCGCACCGAGAAGTCCGTGCTGTTCGTGATCCCGTGGGGGAGGCACTGGATCATCGGCACCACCGACACCGCGTGGGACCTCGACCTGGCGCACCCCGCCGCCTCGCGCACCGACATCGACTACCTGCTCGAGCACGTCAACAAGCTGCTGACCGTGCCGCTCGACCACGACGACGTCGAGGGTGTGTACGCCGGTCTGAGGCCGTTGCTGGCCGGCAAGCCCGGACGCGGCGTGGGGTCGGCCGGCGAGGGCGAGGCCCGGTCGTCGACCACCAAGGTCTCCCGCGAGCACACCGTGGCCAGCCCGGTGCCGGGCCTGGTGCTGATCGCCGGCGGCAAGCTCACGACGTACCGGATCATGGCGCGGGATGCGATCGACCTCGCCGTCCGCGACCGGCACGACGTGGCCCCCTCGCACACCGAGCGGGTCCCGCTGCTCGGCGCCGTCGGCTTCGAGGTCCGCACCAACCAGCGGGTCGCGCTCAGCCGCCGTTCGGGGCTGGACGTCGCCCACATCGACCACCTGCTCGGGCGGTACGGCGGGATGATCGACGAGCTGCTCGACCTGGTCGAGCAGCGCCCCGAGCTCGGCGAACCGCTGCCGGGCGCGGAGGACTACCTCTGCGCCGAGGTCGTGTACGCCGTCTCGCACGAGGGCGCCCGCCATCTCGACGACGTCCTCGCCCGTCGAACCCGGATCTCCATCGAGACCTTCGACCGCGGCACGGTGGCGGTCTTCGCCGCCGCCGACCTGATGGCCGGGGAGCTGGGCTGGGACCGCGCCCGCCGCGACGACGAGGTGGACCACTACCTGCGCCGGGTCGAGGCCGAGCGGCAGTCGCAGCAGAAGCTGACCGACCAGGAGGCCGACGAGGCCCGGGTCAGCGCCCCCGACATCGTCTAG
- a CDS encoding phosphotransferase produces MDEIVALYDDGGRPAGSAPRSVMRAENLRHAATGVVVRDRLGRVYVHRRTNTKDVYPGRWDFTAGGVVLYEEDPLDGARRELLEELGIEGELVSLGEADYADEHTSYRAFRYVTSCDGVVTPQASEIAYGTWISIERLLPLMEDPDLAFMPDTVELFGDWLRERAAERSEPSQGWDSLATIVEGRWIDRQPRFRDVAAPLRAETRLLPAIAPLLPLSVPLPEVLDEHPLRVRHLLVPGEPATEVELTAADGTRMGEFLRALHDLPREVYATAGVDDDLKARAELMATLDKLLHRVLPLLPEEHQEAGRALLGQVAARTPVTLVHGDLGPAHLLSQDGVLTGVIDWTDARLGDPALDLAWALYGSPEPFAEAVATAYAVTDEELSRALAWHRLGPWYEVLWGQSAGGKEYVESGLAGILERIGAG; encoded by the coding sequence GTGGACGAGATCGTCGCGCTCTACGACGATGGGGGACGTCCCGCGGGAAGTGCCCCTCGGTCGGTGATGCGCGCGGAAAACCTGCGTCACGCCGCCACCGGCGTGGTCGTCCGCGACCGCCTGGGCCGGGTCTACGTGCACCGTCGCACCAACACCAAGGACGTCTACCCCGGCCGCTGGGACTTCACCGCGGGCGGGGTCGTGCTCTACGAGGAGGATCCTCTCGACGGCGCCCGGCGCGAGCTGCTGGAGGAGCTCGGCATCGAGGGTGAGCTGGTGTCGCTGGGCGAGGCGGACTACGCCGACGAGCACACGTCGTACCGCGCCTTCCGCTACGTCACCAGCTGCGACGGCGTGGTGACCCCGCAGGCCTCTGAGATCGCCTACGGCACCTGGATCAGCATCGAGCGCCTGCTCCCCCTGATGGAGGACCCCGACCTCGCGTTCATGCCCGACACGGTAGAGCTGTTCGGCGACTGGCTGCGCGAGCGCGCCGCCGAGCGCAGCGAGCCCAGCCAGGGCTGGGACTCCCTCGCCACCATCGTCGAGGGCAGGTGGATCGACCGGCAGCCGCGCTTCCGCGACGTCGCCGCCCCCCTGCGTGCCGAGACCCGGCTGCTGCCGGCGATCGCCCCACTGCTCCCGCTCAGCGTGCCGCTGCCCGAGGTGCTGGACGAGCACCCGCTCCGGGTCCGGCACCTGCTCGTCCCCGGCGAGCCGGCCACCGAGGTGGAGCTGACCGCCGCCGACGGGACCCGGATGGGTGAGTTCCTCCGGGCCCTGCACGACCTCCCCCGCGAGGTGTACGCCACGGCCGGGGTGGACGACGACCTCAAGGCCCGGGCCGAGCTGATGGCCACCCTCGACAAGCTGCTGCACCGGGTGCTGCCGCTCCTGCCCGAGGAGCACCAGGAGGCCGGCCGCGCGCTGCTCGGCCAGGTCGCCGCCCGCACACCGGTCACGCTCGTGCACGGCGACCTCGGCCCGGCGCACCTGCTGTCGCAGGACGGCGTGCTCACCGGCGTGATCGACTGGACCGACGCCCGGCTCGGCGATCCGGCCCTGGACCTCGCGTGGGCGCTCTACGGCTCGCCCGAGCCGTTCGCCGAGGCCGTCGCCACGGCGTACGCCGTCACCGACGAGGAGCTGTCCCGGGCCCTGGCGTGGCACCGGCTCGGCCCGTGGTACGAGGTGCTGTGGGGCCAGTCCGCCGGCGGCAAGGAGTACGTCGAGTCCGGCCTCGCGGGCATCCTCGAGCGGATCGGCGCCGGCTGA
- a CDS encoding GMC oxidoreductase yields MSTTPASSATEFDYDVLVIGSGFGGSVTALRLTEKGYRVGVIEAGARFADSDFADTSWDVKRYLFRPEVGCYGIQRIDALKDCVIVSGAGVGGGSLVYANTLYEPLPAFFTDQQWSHITDWKSELAPYYDQAKRMLGVVQNPLHTPADEVMEKVATEMGVGETFHPTPVGVFFGGPEDEQGTDVADPFFGGAGPARTTCIGCGECMSGCRHNAKNTLVKNYLYLAEQNGARVLPLTTVTRVSPRGESGADGYDVHVKFTKAKTGRRSARRVLTAEQVVFAASSLGTQRLLHQMRDQGHLPRLSERLGYLSRTNSESIVGAIAPDTSVDYTQGVAITSSFHPDDRTHIEPCRYGKGSNFMSLMQTVLTDGDGPDPRWRTWLREIWAQRRNVRDLYDLKHWSERTVIALVMQSVDNSITTYTKPIPGTRKRFLTSKQGHGEPNPTWIPAGNRAVRLMAEVMGGLPGGSIGEPFNRPLTAHFLGGCAIGDSAESGVIDPYQRVYGHPGLHIADGSAISANLGVNPSLTITAQAERAMSLWPNKGDADPRPPLGTPYQRVQPVVPGRPVVPDSAPGALRLPIVSVS; encoded by the coding sequence GTGAGCACGACCCCGGCGAGCTCGGCAACCGAGTTCGACTACGACGTCCTGGTGATCGGGTCCGGCTTCGGCGGGTCCGTGACCGCGCTGCGGCTGACCGAGAAGGGCTACCGGGTCGGCGTGATCGAGGCCGGTGCCCGCTTCGCCGACAGCGACTTCGCCGACACCTCGTGGGACGTCAAGCGCTACCTGTTCCGGCCCGAGGTCGGCTGCTACGGCATCCAGCGCATCGACGCGCTCAAGGACTGCGTGATCGTCTCCGGTGCCGGCGTGGGTGGCGGCTCACTGGTCTACGCCAACACCCTCTACGAGCCGCTCCCGGCCTTCTTCACCGACCAGCAGTGGAGCCACATCACGGACTGGAAGTCGGAGCTGGCGCCCTACTACGACCAGGCGAAGCGGATGCTGGGCGTCGTCCAGAACCCCCTCCACACCCCGGCCGACGAGGTGATGGAGAAGGTCGCGACCGAGATGGGCGTCGGCGAGACGTTCCACCCGACGCCCGTGGGCGTGTTCTTCGGCGGCCCGGAGGACGAGCAGGGCACCGACGTCGCGGACCCGTTCTTCGGGGGCGCCGGACCCGCTCGTACGACGTGCATCGGCTGTGGCGAGTGCATGAGCGGCTGCCGGCACAACGCCAAGAACACCCTGGTCAAGAACTACCTCTATCTCGCCGAGCAGAACGGCGCCCGCGTGCTGCCGCTGACGACCGTGACCCGGGTCTCCCCCCGGGGGGAGTCCGGCGCCGACGGCTACGACGTGCACGTGAAGTTCACCAAGGCCAAGACCGGCCGCCGGTCCGCCCGCCGGGTGCTCACCGCCGAGCAGGTGGTCTTCGCCGCCTCCTCGCTGGGCACCCAGCGGCTGCTGCACCAGATGCGCGACCAGGGGCACCTGCCGCGGCTCTCGGAGCGCCTCGGCTACCTCTCGCGCACCAACTCCGAGTCGATCGTGGGCGCGATCGCCCCCGACACCTCGGTCGACTACACCCAGGGCGTCGCGATCACGTCGAGCTTCCACCCCGACGACCGCACCCACATCGAGCCGTGCCGCTACGGTAAGGGCAGCAACTTCATGTCGCTGATGCAGACCGTGCTCACCGACGGTGACGGCCCGGACCCGCGCTGGCGCACCTGGCTGCGCGAGATTTGGGCGCAGCGCCGGAACGTGCGCGACCTCTACGACCTCAAGCACTGGTCGGAGCGCACCGTGATCGCCCTGGTCATGCAGAGCGTCGACAACTCGATCACGACCTACACCAAGCCGATCCCGGGCACCAGGAAGCGCTTCCTGACCAGCAAGCAGGGGCACGGCGAGCCCAACCCGACCTGGATCCCGGCCGGCAACCGCGCGGTGCGGCTGATGGCCGAGGTCATGGGCGGCCTGCCGGGCGGCTCGATCGGCGAGCCCTTCAACCGGCCCCTGACCGCCCACTTCCTGGGTGGCTGCGCGATCGGCGACTCGGCGGAGTCCGGCGTGATCGACCCCTACCAGCGCGTCTACGGCCACCCCGGCCTGCACATCGCGGACGGCTCGGCGATCTCGGCCAACCTCGGGGTGAACCCGTCCCTGACGATCACCGCGCAGGCCGAGCGGGCGATGTCGTTGTGGCCCAACAAGGGCGACGCCGACCCGCGCCCACCTCTGGGTACGCCGTACCAGCGCGTACAGCCGGTGGTCCCGGGCCGGCCGGTGGTGCCGGACTCCGCGCCCGGCGCGCTGCGCCTGCCGATCGTCTCGGTCAGCTGA
- a CDS encoding GuaB3 family IMP dehydrogenase-related protein produces the protein MSEIEIGRAKRGRRAYAFDDIAIVPSRRTRDPEEVSVAWQIDAYRFELPIIAAPMDSVMSPDTAIALGRYGGLGVLNLEGLWTRYDDPSDLLAEIAELDGVPAVRRMQEMYAEPIKAQLITQRLQQMREAGVTVAGSLSPQRTKEFAKAVVDAGVDMFVIRGTTVSAEHVSAQAEPLNLKEFIYELDVPVIVGGCATYQAALHLMRTGAAGVLVGFGGGAAHTTRTVLGVSVPMASAVADVAGARRDYLDESGGRYVHVIADGSIGRSGDIAKAIACGADAVMIGSPFARASDAPGQGFHWGAEAVHADLPRGERVEIGTVGTLAEILFGPSRVADGTMNLVGALKRAMATTGYTELKEFQRIEVVVS, from the coding sequence GTGAGCGAGATCGAGATCGGCCGCGCCAAGCGCGGACGCCGGGCCTATGCCTTCGACGACATCGCGATCGTCCCGAGCCGGCGGACCCGCGACCCCGAGGAGGTCAGCGTGGCGTGGCAGATCGATGCCTACCGCTTCGAGCTCCCGATCATCGCCGCGCCGATGGACTCGGTGATGTCGCCCGACACCGCGATCGCCCTGGGCCGCTACGGCGGCCTCGGTGTGCTGAATCTCGAGGGCCTCTGGACGCGGTACGACGACCCGAGCGACCTGCTCGCCGAGATCGCCGAGCTCGACGGCGTACCCGCCGTCCGCCGGATGCAGGAGATGTACGCCGAGCCGATCAAGGCCCAGCTGATCACCCAGCGGCTCCAGCAGATGAGGGAGGCCGGGGTGACGGTGGCCGGCTCGCTCAGCCCGCAGCGCACCAAGGAGTTCGCGAAGGCCGTGGTCGACGCGGGCGTGGACATGTTCGTGATCCGCGGCACCACGGTCAGCGCCGAGCACGTCAGCGCCCAGGCCGAGCCGCTGAACCTCAAGGAGTTCATCTACGAGCTCGACGTCCCCGTGATCGTCGGTGGCTGCGCGACCTACCAGGCGGCGCTGCACCTGATGCGCACCGGTGCCGCCGGTGTCCTGGTCGGGTTCGGCGGGGGAGCGGCCCACACCACCCGCACGGTGCTGGGGGTGAGCGTGCCGATGGCCAGTGCGGTCGCGGACGTCGCCGGCGCCCGCCGGGACTACCTCGACGAGTCGGGCGGCCGCTACGTCCATGTGATCGCCGACGGCTCGATCGGCCGCAGCGGCGACATCGCCAAGGCGATCGCCTGCGGCGCCGACGCGGTGATGATCGGCTCGCCGTTCGCCCGGGCCAGCGACGCCCCGGGGCAGGGCTTCCACTGGGGAGCCGAGGCCGTGCACGCGGACCTGCCGCGCGGCGAGCGCGTGGAGATCGGCACCGTCGGCACCCTGGCCGAGATCCTCTTCGGGCCGTCGCGGGTCGCCGACGGCACGATGAACCTCGTCGGCGCCCTCAAGCGGGCCATGGCCACCACCGGCTACACCGAGCTCAAGGAGTTCCAGCGGATCGAGGTCGTCGTCTCCTGA
- a CDS encoding response regulator transcription factor, with protein sequence MTMIAAPPALHRNRWGDRTQLTLHLDDLAVEGLMSALGRTARRTDRPGDQHPGPRALPDELKLLTKRELVVLRAMATGASNAEIAAELYVSVATVKTHVARVLAKLGLRDRVQAVVFAYESRLVVPR encoded by the coding sequence ATGACCATGATCGCCGCGCCACCGGCGCTGCACCGCAACCGCTGGGGCGATCGCACCCAGCTCACCTTGCACCTCGACGACCTCGCCGTCGAGGGCCTGATGTCGGCCCTCGGCCGCACCGCTCGCCGGACCGACCGTCCCGGCGACCAGCACCCGGGCCCCCGTGCCCTGCCCGACGAGCTGAAGCTGCTCACCAAGCGCGAGCTGGTCGTGCTCCGGGCGATGGCCACCGGGGCCAGCAACGCCGAGATCGCCGCCGAGCTCTACGTCTCGGTGGCCACGGTGAAGACGCATGTGGCGCGGGTGCTGGCCAAGCTCGGCCTGCGCGACCGCGTCCAGGCGGTCGTCTTCGCCTACGAGTCCCGGCTCGTCGTACCCCGCTGA
- a CDS encoding succinic semialdehyde dehydrogenase gives MSAQTPSSGPLVGGPHDPEHDPTASYALEPEYVAALTDRLVATSGSVEVRSPLNGQPLAHIPQSSEADIDEAFRRARAAQAAWSRTSIDTRAAALLRLHDLVLDRQSEIIDLICLESGKARKHAFDEPLHIALTARYYGRTAHQHLDSKRVRGVFPALTRVEVNRIAKGVVGIISPWNYPFTMALCDGLPALLAGNAVVAKPDAQTMLSALYAAQLLEDAGFPRDLWQVVSGPGPEVGPALVARADYICFTGSTATGRTVAQGCAERLIGCSLELGGKNPLLVLRDADLEKAAEGAVRAAFSNAGQLCVSMERMFVADQVYDRFMERFVARTQAMTLGATLDWGNDMGSLISQAQLDTVVAHVDDAVAQGARVLTGGRARPDLGPFFYEPTILEGVTPSMTCFGKETFGPVIAAYRFSDEADAIARANDGEYGLNASIYSQDGPRARAMARLISCGTVNINEAFAATFASLEAPMGGMRQSGVGRRQGSEGVLRFTETQSVATQRATRLAPSLGMSDATYAKVMTANLRLLKKLGRA, from the coding sequence ATGAGCGCCCAGACCCCGTCCTCCGGCCCTCTCGTGGGCGGCCCGCACGATCCCGAGCACGACCCCACCGCGTCGTACGCCCTCGAGCCGGAGTACGTCGCGGCGCTGACCGATCGGCTGGTCGCCACCAGCGGCTCGGTGGAGGTGCGATCGCCGCTGAACGGCCAGCCGCTGGCCCACATCCCGCAGTCCTCCGAGGCCGACATCGACGAGGCGTTCCGCCGCGCCCGTGCGGCGCAGGCCGCGTGGTCGCGCACCTCGATCGACACCCGTGCGGCCGCCCTGCTGCGGCTGCACGACCTGGTGCTCGACCGGCAGTCGGAGATCATCGACCTGATCTGCCTGGAGTCGGGCAAGGCCCGCAAGCACGCCTTCGACGAGCCGCTGCACATCGCGCTCACGGCCCGCTACTACGGCCGGACGGCCCACCAGCACCTCGACAGCAAGCGGGTGCGCGGCGTCTTCCCGGCGCTGACCCGGGTCGAGGTCAACCGGATCGCCAAGGGCGTCGTCGGCATCATCTCGCCGTGGAACTACCCCTTCACGATGGCGCTCTGCGACGGCCTCCCGGCCCTGCTCGCGGGCAACGCCGTCGTGGCCAAGCCCGACGCCCAGACCATGCTCTCGGCGCTGTACGCCGCGCAGCTGCTCGAGGATGCCGGCTTCCCGCGTGACCTGTGGCAGGTCGTCTCCGGCCCCGGCCCCGAGGTCGGGCCGGCCCTGGTGGCCCGCGCCGACTACATCTGCTTCACCGGCTCGACCGCCACCGGGCGGACCGTCGCCCAGGGCTGCGCGGAGCGGCTGATCGGCTGCTCGCTGGAGCTCGGCGGAAAGAACCCCCTGCTGGTGCTGCGCGACGCCGACCTCGAGAAGGCCGCCGAGGGCGCGGTCCGCGCCGCGTTCTCCAACGCCGGCCAGCTCTGTGTCTCGATGGAGCGGATGTTCGTGGCCGACCAGGTCTACGACCGCTTCATGGAGCGGTTCGTGGCCCGCACGCAGGCGATGACCCTCGGGGCCACCCTCGACTGGGGCAACGACATGGGCTCGTTGATCAGCCAGGCGCAGCTCGACACCGTGGTCGCCCACGTCGACGACGCGGTCGCCCAGGGCGCCCGGGTGCTCACCGGCGGTCGGGCCCGCCCCGACCTGGGCCCCTTCTTCTACGAGCCGACGATCCTCGAGGGCGTGACGCCGTCGATGACCTGCTTCGGCAAGGAGACCTTCGGCCCCGTGATCGCGGCGTACCGCTTCTCCGACGAGGCCGACGCGATCGCCCGGGCGAACGACGGCGAGTACGGCCTGAACGCGTCCATCTACAGCCAGGACGGCCCGCGCGCCCGCGCGATGGCACGGCTGATCTCGTGCGGCACCGTGAACATCAACGAGGCGTTCGCCGCCACCTTCGCCAGCCTCGAGGCCCCGATGGGGGGTATGCGGCAGTCCGGGGTCGGGCGGCGGCAGGGCAGCGAGGGCGTGCTGCGCTTCACCGAGACGCAGTCGGTGGCGACCCAGCGGGCGACCCGGCTCGCGCCGTCCCTCGGCATGTCCGACGCGACGTACGCCAAGGTGATGACCGCCAACCTGCGGCTGCTCAAGAAGCTGGGCCGGGCGTGA
- the guaA gene encoding glutamine-hydrolyzing GMP synthase, with the protein MSPATPEAEHDLVLVVDFGAQYAQLIARRVREARVYSEIVPHSMPVAEMLARKPAALILSGGPSSVYDPGAPAVDNAIFEAGVPVFGMCYGFQLMARGLGGEVSATGKREYGRTPVSVDHDGTLLAELPHEHRVWMSHGDSVTAAPPGFDVLASTPLTPVAAFEDVDRRLAGVQWHPEVLHTEHGQQVLEHFLHDIAGCRPTWTMVNIVDEQVEHIREQIGDSRAICALSGGVDSAVAAAIVQRAIGDRLTCVYVDHGMMRQGETEQVRRDFEAVFDILDVVDASDQFLGALEGIVDPEEKRKVIGREFIRVFEAAEARVFGDVASGATAYLVQGTLYPDVVESGGGAGTSNIKSHHNVGGLPDDLDFELVEPLRTLFKDEVRLVGEQLGLPPTMVWRQPFPGPGLGIRIIGEVTRERLDILRQADAIAREELTAAGLDRDIWQFPVVLLADVRSVGVQGDGRTYGHPVVLRPVTSEDAMTADWARLPYDLLEKISTRITNEVAEVNRVTLDITSKPPGTIEWE; encoded by the coding sequence ATGTCGCCAGCCACACCCGAGGCCGAGCACGATCTGGTCCTCGTCGTGGACTTCGGGGCGCAGTACGCCCAGCTGATCGCCCGCCGGGTGCGCGAGGCACGGGTCTACTCCGAGATCGTGCCGCACTCCATGCCGGTCGCGGAGATGCTGGCCCGCAAGCCGGCCGCCCTGATCCTCTCCGGGGGGCCTTCGTCGGTCTACGACCCGGGCGCCCCGGCCGTCGACAACGCGATCTTCGAGGCCGGCGTCCCGGTCTTCGGCATGTGCTACGGCTTCCAGCTGATGGCGCGGGGCCTGGGTGGGGAGGTCTCGGCGACCGGCAAGCGCGAGTACGGCCGCACCCCGGTCTCCGTCGACCACGACGGCACCCTGCTGGCCGAGCTCCCCCACGAGCACCGGGTGTGGATGTCCCACGGCGACTCCGTGACCGCCGCCCCGCCCGGCTTCGACGTGCTCGCCTCGACCCCCCTGACGCCGGTGGCCGCGTTCGAGGACGTCGACCGACGGCTCGCCGGCGTGCAGTGGCACCCCGAGGTGCTGCACACCGAGCACGGGCAGCAGGTGCTCGAGCACTTCCTCCACGACATCGCCGGCTGCCGGCCCACCTGGACCATGGTCAACATCGTCGACGAGCAGGTCGAGCACATCCGTGAGCAGATCGGCGACAGTCGGGCGATCTGCGCGCTCTCGGGCGGGGTCGACTCCGCGGTCGCCGCGGCGATCGTGCAGCGCGCGATCGGCGACCGCCTCACCTGCGTGTACGTCGACCACGGGATGATGCGCCAGGGCGAGACCGAGCAGGTACGCCGTGACTTCGAGGCCGTCTTCGACATCCTCGACGTGGTCGACGCCTCCGACCAGTTCCTCGGTGCCCTGGAGGGCATCGTCGACCCCGAGGAGAAGCGGAAGGTCATCGGGCGGGAGTTCATCCGGGTCTTCGAGGCCGCCGAGGCGCGGGTCTTCGGTGATGTGGCGTCCGGGGCCACGGCCTACCTCGTCCAGGGCACGCTCTACCCCGACGTCGTCGAGTCCGGCGGTGGCGCCGGCACCTCCAACATCAAGTCGCACCACAACGTCGGCGGCCTGCCCGACGACCTGGACTTCGAGCTGGTCGAGCCCCTGCGCACCCTGTTCAAGGACGAGGTCAGGCTGGTCGGCGAGCAGCTCGGCCTGCCGCCGACGATGGTCTGGCGCCAGCCCTTCCCTGGGCCCGGCCTGGGCATCCGGATCATCGGAGAGGTGACCCGCGAGCGGCTCGACATCCTGCGCCAGGCCGACGCGATCGCCCGCGAGGAGCTGACGGCAGCCGGTCTGGACCGTGACATCTGGCAGTTCCCGGTCGTGCTCCTGGCCGACGTCCGCTCCGTCGGCGTCCAGGGTGACGGCCGCACCTACGGCCACCCGGTCGTGCTGCGACCGGTCACGTCCGAGGACGCGATGACCGCTGACTGGGCCCGCCTGCCCTACGACCTCCTGGAGAAGATCTCGACCCGGATCACCAACGAGGTGGCCGAGGTCAACCGGGTCACCCTCGACATCACCTCGAAGCCGCCGGGCACCATCGAGTGGGAGTAG
- a CDS encoding CapA family protein — translation MRATTRVGLAGGLLSLTLAASLLASGSPPGGGRAGPAGLGPSSVPLPRVTPSAEPPARPGPRHQHTPAAGPPPHRHVTVVMSGDLLWHNTVWESAHEDAVRLGTHQPFDFGPAFAAMAPVVRRADLAICHEEVPFAADDAHLSSYPVFAAPPEVAPWIASMGWDACTTDSNHSIDQGFAGLVRTANLLERNGVRHVGTFRTAAERRRPVILTTRNGVRVGIVGGTYSLNGFALPPDKRWAVSMWDADNLIAQAKAAKAAGADIVLVQYHGGDEYSRLPNAEQVALVRRLTACPAVDLVFAEHVHVVQPITRVNGTWVVYGMGNMIAQMDPVYPRAFEGITVRFRFTQSRHGFRVDRAAYIPTYWNLWSPGHPIRIQRVDRALAHGAPDRARLLEARRMTRLAVNGLATRGGTTPGLRER, via the coding sequence GTGCGCGCCACGACCCGGGTCGGCCTGGCCGGAGGCCTCCTGTCGCTGACGCTCGCGGCCTCGCTGCTGGCCTCCGGCTCGCCACCCGGAGGCGGGCGTGCCGGACCGGCCGGGCTCGGGCCGTCGAGCGTCCCGCTTCCCCGGGTCACGCCGTCCGCGGAGCCCCCGGCCCGGCCCGGCCCCCGGCACCAGCACACCCCCGCCGCCGGACCCCCGCCGCACCGCCACGTCACCGTGGTGATGAGCGGCGACCTGCTGTGGCACAACACGGTCTGGGAGAGCGCCCACGAGGACGCCGTACGCCTCGGCACGCACCAGCCCTTCGACTTCGGGCCGGCGTTCGCGGCGATGGCTCCGGTGGTACGACGTGCCGACCTGGCGATCTGCCACGAGGAGGTGCCGTTCGCCGCCGACGACGCCCATCTGTCGAGCTACCCGGTGTTCGCTGCGCCACCGGAGGTCGCACCCTGGATCGCCTCGATGGGCTGGGACGCCTGCACGACCGACTCCAACCACAGCATCGACCAGGGGTTCGCCGGGCTGGTGCGCACCGCGAACCTGCTCGAGCGCAACGGCGTCCGCCACGTCGGCACCTTCCGGACGGCCGCCGAGCGACGCCGCCCCGTCATCCTGACGACCCGCAACGGCGTCCGCGTCGGCATCGTCGGCGGGACCTACTCGCTCAACGGGTTCGCACTGCCCCCCGACAAGCGGTGGGCGGTCTCGATGTGGGACGCCGACAACCTGATCGCCCAGGCGAAGGCCGCGAAGGCGGCCGGCGCCGACATCGTGCTCGTGCAGTACCACGGGGGCGACGAGTACTCCCGCCTGCCCAACGCCGAGCAGGTGGCACTGGTCCGCCGGCTCACCGCCTGCCCGGCCGTGGACCTCGTCTTCGCCGAGCACGTCCACGTCGTGCAGCCGATCACCCGGGTCAACGGCACGTGGGTCGTCTACGGGATGGGCAACATGATCGCCCAGATGGACCCCGTCTACCCCCGCGCCTTCGAAGGCATCACCGTGCGGTTCCGCTTCACCCAGTCGCGGCACGGGTTCCGGGTGGACCGAGCGGCCTACATCCCGACCTACTGGAACCTCTGGTCCCCCGGTCACCCGATCCGGATCCAGCGCGTCGACCGGGCCCTGGCCCACGGCGCCCCGGACCGCGCCCGGTTGCTCGAGGCCCGTCGGATGACCCGGCTTGCGGTCAACGGTCTCGCGACACGCGGCGGCACGACTCCCGGACTACGCGAGCGCTGA